A window of the Stigmatella aurantiaca genome harbors these coding sequences:
- a CDS encoding acyl-CoA carboxylase subunit beta yields MDGTSEKDPLRARLQQMEKQAELGGGADRIAKQHEAGKLTARERIDLLLDPGSFCELDKFVTHRSSDFGMGDKKILGDGVVTGYGTVEGRQVFVFAQDFTVFGGSLSGAYAQKICKIMDMATRVGAPVIGLNDSGGARIQEGVESLAGYADIFLRNTLASGVVPQLSLILGPCAGGAVYSPAITDFILMVKDTSYMFITGPDVIKTVTHEEVTKEALGGALAHNQKSGVAHFAADNEQAAILMTRELLSFLPSNNQEDPPAQPCDDDVFRAEESLKTLVPSNPNKPYDIKEIIRAIVDHKHFFEVQEHFARNIVIGFARMNGRPVGIVANQPAVLAGCLDIDASVKAARFVRFCDCFNIPLVTLVDVPGFLPGTEQEWGGIITHGAKLLYAFAEATVPKVTLITRKAYGGAYDVMASKHIRADINYAYPTAEIAVMGPEGAVNIIFRNELAKASDANAERTRQVNEYREKFANPFKAAELGYIDEVIRPEETRAKIIRALEMLKNKRQENPPRKHGNIPL; encoded by the coding sequence ATGGACGGAACCTCCGAGAAAGATCCTTTGCGCGCACGGCTCCAGCAGATGGAAAAGCAGGCGGAGCTCGGTGGCGGCGCGGACCGCATCGCCAAGCAGCACGAGGCGGGCAAGCTCACCGCGCGTGAGCGCATCGACTTGCTGCTGGACCCCGGCTCCTTCTGCGAGCTGGACAAGTTCGTCACCCACCGCTCGAGCGACTTCGGCATGGGCGACAAGAAGATCCTCGGCGACGGCGTCGTCACCGGCTACGGCACCGTGGAGGGCCGGCAGGTGTTCGTCTTCGCCCAGGACTTCACCGTCTTCGGCGGCTCGCTGTCCGGCGCGTACGCGCAGAAGATCTGCAAGATCATGGACATGGCCACCCGCGTGGGCGCGCCCGTCATCGGCCTGAACGACTCGGGCGGCGCGCGCATCCAGGAGGGCGTGGAGAGCCTCGCCGGCTACGCGGACATCTTCCTGCGCAATACGTTGGCCTCGGGCGTGGTGCCCCAGCTGTCGCTCATCCTGGGCCCGTGCGCGGGCGGCGCCGTGTACTCGCCGGCCATCACCGACTTCATCCTCATGGTGAAGGACACCTCCTACATGTTCATCACCGGCCCGGACGTCATCAAGACGGTGACGCACGAGGAGGTGACGAAGGAGGCGCTGGGCGGCGCGCTCGCGCACAACCAGAAGTCCGGCGTGGCGCACTTCGCCGCGGACAACGAGCAGGCCGCCATCCTGATGACGCGCGAGCTGCTCTCGTTCCTGCCCTCCAACAACCAGGAGGACCCGCCCGCCCAGCCGTGTGACGACGACGTGTTCCGCGCCGAGGAGAGCCTCAAGACGCTCGTCCCCAGCAACCCCAACAAGCCCTACGACATCAAGGAAATCATCCGGGCCATCGTCGACCACAAGCACTTCTTCGAGGTGCAGGAGCACTTCGCCCGGAACATCGTCATCGGCTTCGCGCGCATGAACGGCCGGCCCGTGGGCATCGTCGCCAACCAGCCCGCGGTGCTCGCCGGGTGCCTGGACATCGACGCCTCGGTGAAGGCGGCGCGCTTCGTGCGCTTCTGCGACTGCTTCAACATCCCGCTCGTCACGCTGGTGGACGTGCCCGGCTTCCTGCCCGGCACCGAGCAGGAGTGGGGCGGCATCATCACCCACGGCGCCAAGCTGCTCTACGCCTTCGCCGAGGCCACGGTGCCCAAAGTGACGCTGATTACCCGCAAGGCGTACGGCGGGGCGTATGACGTCATGGCCTCCAAGCACATCCGCGCGGACATCAACTACGCCTACCCCACCGCGGAGATCGCCGTCATGGGGCCCGAGGGCGCGGTGAACATCATCTTCCGCAACGAGCTGGCCAAGGCCTCGGACGCCAACGCCGAGCGCACCCGCCAGGTGAACGAGTACCGCGAGAAGTTCGCCAACCCCTTCAAGGCCGCGGAGCTGGGCTACATCGACGAGGTGATCCGCCCCGAGGAAACGCGCGCGAAAATCATCCGGGCGCTGGAGATGCTCAAGAACAAGCGGCAGGAGAACCCGCCCCGCAAGCACGGGAATATCCCCCTGTAA
- a CDS encoding M4 family metallopeptidase, translating into MSIRRLDGQPPAASASRTAPTPAAAPAASNTLKTPVAPARTGASEQSSFTPARRAPTELTGASARETPIPGPVAVNSREGQAAVQSTLSFISQQKSPPGASLIGPRFDASKAFTPRAIERDELGMTHVRMDRVHEGVKVFGEQVIGHLDADGQFAGLTGETSSLPTGLGTTQPKLTGKDALAIAQKQFGGPADRAPQVERVLYQDAKGEYQSAYRVELANLGGDAQPRRMNYLLDANSGKLFESFNQLGGIERPHAQPGTSTPKAGKPQPPAPPTNGTVDDTTLYSGKVDLATKKNADGTYSLEDSTRGKGVVTLDAQGKEEAQNPVAIQDDNNVWGEATDPSRNKAAVDAHYGAQMTYDMLKNVLGRDSLDGKGEKLISNIHIGKDFVNAYWDGTQMNYGDGNGKDAGPLTTLDIAGHEIAHGLTERTAGLLYRNESGGLNEAFSDIIGTGVEWYASQKNQAVQFDWAVGEDAWTPTNGDATDALRYMDDPTKDGYSVDHYKNYPKQTEVHGSSGIANNAFYLLANGGTNRTSKATVQDGIGMEKGLKIYYRALAHYMTPSTTFAQAREATVKAATDLYGAGSTEAKKVAESWAAVGVGK; encoded by the coding sequence GTGAGCATTCGCCGCCTGGATGGCCAGCCCCCCGCTGCTTCCGCGTCCCGCACCGCCCCCACCCCGGCTGCCGCCCCTGCGGCCTCCAACACGCTGAAGACGCCCGTCGCGCCCGCGCGCACGGGGGCCTCGGAACAGTCCTCCTTCACCCCGGCCCGCCGCGCCCCCACGGAGCTGACGGGAGCCTCCGCGCGCGAGACGCCCATCCCCGGCCCGGTCGCCGTGAACAGCCGCGAGGGCCAGGCCGCCGTCCAGTCCACGCTGAGCTTCATCTCCCAGCAGAAGAGCCCCCCGGGCGCGAGCCTCATCGGCCCCCGGTTCGACGCCTCCAAGGCCTTCACCCCCCGCGCCATCGAGCGCGACGAGCTGGGCATGACGCACGTGCGCATGGACCGCGTCCACGAGGGCGTGAAGGTCTTCGGCGAGCAGGTGATTGGCCACCTGGACGCGGACGGGCAGTTCGCGGGCCTCACCGGTGAGACGTCTTCCCTGCCCACGGGGCTCGGCACCACCCAGCCGAAGCTCACCGGGAAGGACGCGCTGGCCATTGCCCAGAAGCAGTTCGGCGGACCGGCGGACCGCGCCCCCCAGGTGGAGCGCGTGCTGTACCAGGATGCCAAGGGCGAGTACCAGTCCGCGTACCGCGTGGAGCTGGCCAACCTCGGCGGCGACGCGCAGCCGCGCCGGATGAACTACCTGCTCGACGCGAACAGCGGCAAGCTCTTCGAGTCCTTCAACCAGCTCGGCGGCATCGAGCGCCCCCACGCCCAGCCCGGCACCTCCACGCCCAAGGCCGGGAAGCCCCAGCCTCCCGCCCCGCCCACGAACGGCACGGTGGATGACACCACGCTCTACAGCGGCAAGGTGGACCTCGCCACGAAGAAGAACGCGGACGGCACCTACAGCCTGGAGGACAGCACGCGCGGCAAGGGCGTGGTGACGCTGGACGCCCAGGGCAAGGAGGAGGCGCAGAACCCCGTGGCCATCCAGGACGACAACAACGTCTGGGGCGAGGCCACGGACCCGTCGCGCAACAAGGCCGCGGTGGACGCGCACTACGGCGCGCAGATGACCTACGACATGCTCAAGAACGTCCTCGGCCGCGACTCGCTGGACGGCAAGGGCGAGAAGCTCATCTCCAACATCCACATCGGCAAGGACTTCGTGAACGCGTACTGGGACGGCACCCAGATGAACTACGGCGACGGAAACGGCAAGGACGCAGGCCCCCTCACCACGCTGGACATCGCCGGCCATGAAATCGCCCACGGCCTCACCGAGCGCACCGCGGGCCTGCTCTACCGCAACGAGTCCGGCGGCCTGAACGAGGCCTTCAGCGACATCATCGGCACCGGCGTGGAGTGGTACGCCTCGCAGAAGAACCAGGCGGTGCAGTTCGACTGGGCCGTGGGCGAGGACGCCTGGACCCCCACCAACGGCGACGCCACTGACGCGCTGCGCTACATGGACGACCCGACGAAGGACGGCTACTCGGTCGACCACTACAAGAACTACCCGAAGCAGACCGAGGTGCACGGCTCCAGCGGCATCGCCAACAACGCCTTCTACCTGCTGGCCAACGGCGGCACCAACCGCACCTCCAAGGCCACGGTGCAGGACGGCATCGGCATGGAGAAGGGCCTGAAGATCTACTACCGCGCCCTGGCCCACTACATGACGCCGAGCACCACCTTCGCCCAGGCCCGCGAGGCCACGGTGAAGGCGGCCACGGACCTGTACGGCGCAGGCTCCACCGAGGCCAAGAAGGTCGCCGAGAGCTGGGCGGCGGTGGGCGTGGGCAAGTAG
- a CDS encoding ROK family protein gives MTTRVGGIEAGGTKFVCVVGTGPEDIHAQVRIPTTTPEATLGAALAFFQEQGLQGGRLGALGIASFGPLDLHPGSPTYGFITSTAKPGWKNVDVVGAFRRALDIPVGFDTDVNGAALGEGRWGAARGLDTFVYLTVGTGIGGGGVINHQRMHGLIHPEMGHIWLPRSPDEVPSFQGVCPYHGGCFEGLASGPALHRRWGGQAETLPEHHPAWALEAHYISLAISNFIATLSPQRIILGGGVMEQKHLYPLVRDEVRRLLNGYIQAPSILERMDAYIVPPALGGLSGAAGALALAQRALEGGG, from the coding sequence ATGACGACACGGGTGGGCGGTATCGAGGCTGGAGGAACCAAGTTTGTCTGCGTGGTGGGCACCGGGCCGGAGGACATCCACGCCCAGGTGCGCATCCCCACCACGACGCCGGAGGCCACGCTGGGCGCGGCCCTGGCGTTCTTCCAGGAGCAGGGCCTCCAGGGCGGGCGGCTCGGGGCGCTGGGCATCGCGTCCTTCGGTCCCCTGGATCTGCACCCGGGCTCGCCCACGTATGGCTTCATCACCTCCACCGCCAAGCCGGGCTGGAAGAACGTGGATGTGGTGGGCGCGTTCCGGCGGGCGCTGGACATCCCCGTGGGCTTCGACACGGACGTGAACGGGGCGGCCCTGGGCGAGGGGCGCTGGGGCGCGGCCCGGGGGCTGGACACGTTCGTCTACCTCACGGTGGGCACGGGCATCGGCGGGGGCGGCGTCATCAACCACCAGCGGATGCACGGCCTGATTCACCCGGAGATGGGCCACATCTGGCTGCCGCGCAGTCCGGACGAGGTGCCCTCGTTCCAGGGCGTGTGCCCCTACCACGGCGGGTGTTTCGAGGGCCTGGCCTCGGGGCCCGCGCTCCACCGCCGTTGGGGGGGACAGGCCGAGACCCTGCCCGAGCACCACCCGGCCTGGGCGCTGGAGGCGCACTACATCTCGCTGGCGATCTCCAACTTCATCGCCACGCTGTCACCCCAGCGGATCATCCTGGGCGGCGGGGTGATGGAACAAAAGCACCTCTACCCGTTGGTTCGTGACGAGGTGCGTCGCCTGCTCAATGGCTACATCCAGGCGCCCTCCATCCTGGAGCGGATGGACGCGTACATCGTTCCGCCGGCGCTGGGAGGATTGTCCGGGGCCGCGGGCGCGCTGGCCCTGGCGCAGCGCGCGCTGGAAGGGGGCGGGTGA
- a CDS encoding FAD-binding protein, translating to MSSPVHPRRKMLQGALAVAAVAFNPLSRSWAATAEPGTLHVPDFDGQLLLDTGTRASAADDFGHIVHHAPWAVLVPGSVEDIVKVVRFARAHGLKVAGTRGIGESHSTHGQAQVEGGIVIDMSALSTIHEIGAASVWVDAGVRWNALLQATVPLGKSPPTLTDYIDLSVGGTLSVGGIGGQVFRHGLQVDNVLEMDVVTGRGELVRCSRLIHRPLFDAVRGGLGQFGIIVRARIRLVAVLPQARTYTAVYTDLPRFLADQVLLIESGRFDYVEGSVSIANGGRSFQLEAVKYFKPGAEPDDAALLAGLSYQPGTLQVADSSYYDFTNRLAPLIAFLQSSGLWEYPHPWLDMFVPGTVAASFVKQVLDQTPEAEMGGGPILLYPFRLDKLTAPFVRVPPGRHAFLFSLLRTAVPPTEENVAALVAKNQLFVEQLMQVGGRRYAIGSAPPGPGGWREHFEPLWPSFQAAKALFDPDNVLTPGQRIF from the coding sequence ATGTCGAGTCCGGTTCACCCCCGCCGAAAGATGCTCCAGGGAGCGTTGGCGGTGGCCGCGGTGGCGTTCAATCCCCTGAGCCGAAGCTGGGCCGCCACCGCCGAGCCGGGGACGTTGCACGTTCCGGACTTCGATGGCCAGTTGCTGCTGGATACTGGGACGCGGGCCTCGGCGGCGGATGACTTCGGCCACATCGTCCACCACGCCCCCTGGGCGGTGCTCGTCCCGGGCTCGGTGGAGGACATCGTGAAAGTGGTCCGCTTCGCGCGGGCGCACGGCCTGAAGGTGGCGGGGACGCGCGGAATCGGCGAGAGCCACAGCACCCACGGCCAGGCCCAGGTGGAGGGCGGCATCGTCATCGACATGTCCGCCCTGTCCACCATTCACGAGATTGGCGCCGCGAGCGTCTGGGTGGATGCGGGCGTGCGGTGGAATGCCTTGCTGCAAGCCACGGTGCCGCTGGGCAAGAGCCCGCCGACGCTCACCGACTACATTGATTTGAGCGTGGGCGGCACGCTGTCGGTGGGGGGCATTGGCGGCCAGGTGTTCCGCCATGGCTTGCAGGTGGACAATGTCCTGGAGATGGATGTCGTCACCGGACGGGGCGAGCTCGTGCGGTGCTCCCGCCTGATTCACCGGCCGCTGTTCGATGCCGTCCGGGGCGGGCTGGGCCAGTTCGGCATCATCGTGCGCGCGCGGATCCGCCTCGTGGCGGTGCTGCCCCAGGCCCGGACCTATACGGCCGTGTACACGGATCTGCCCCGCTTCCTGGCGGATCAGGTCCTGCTCATCGAGAGTGGCCGGTTCGATTACGTCGAGGGCTCGGTCTCCATCGCCAATGGGGGCCGGAGCTTCCAGCTCGAGGCGGTGAAATATTTCAAGCCCGGCGCGGAGCCCGACGATGCGGCCCTGCTTGCGGGGCTGTCGTATCAGCCCGGAACGCTGCAGGTGGCGGACAGCAGCTACTACGACTTCACCAACCGGCTGGCCCCGCTGATCGCGTTCCTGCAGAGCAGTGGGCTCTGGGAATACCCGCACCCGTGGCTGGACATGTTCGTGCCGGGCACCGTGGCGGCCTCGTTCGTGAAGCAGGTGCTGGACCAGACGCCCGAGGCCGAGATGGGCGGCGGGCCCATCCTCTTGTACCCCTTCCGGCTCGACAAGCTCACGGCCCCGTTCGTGCGCGTGCCCCCCGGCAGGCATGCGTTCCTGTTCTCGCTGCTGCGCACCGCCGTGCCGCCCACCGAGGAGAACGTGGCGGCGCTGGTGGCCAAGAACCAGCTCTTCGTGGAGCAGCTCATGCAGGTGGGCGGGCGGCGGTATGCCATCGGCTCCGCGCCCCCGGGTCCCGGGGGCTGGCGCGAGCACTTCGAGCCGCTGTGGCCCTCGTTCCAAGCGGCCAAGGCGCTCTTCGACCCGGACAACGTCCTCACGCCGGGCCAGCGCATCTTCTGA
- a CDS encoding LysR family transcriptional regulator: MSLTHIQSFVAVAEEGHVGRAARRLHLTQPPLSRHILALEDELGTPLFERTARGMRLLPAGEAFLAHARRILAEVDAAVHTVRGVTPRH, encoded by the coding sequence GTGAGTCTCACGCACATCCAATCCTTCGTCGCGGTGGCCGAGGAAGGCCACGTGGGCCGGGCCGCCCGCCGGCTGCACCTCACCCAACCGCCCCTGAGCCGCCACATCCTCGCGCTGGAGGATGAGCTCGGCACGCCGCTCTTCGAGCGGACGGCGCGGGGCATGCGCCTGCTGCCTGCGGGCGAGGCCTTCCTGGCCCATGCCCGGCGCATCCTCGCCGAGGTGGACGCCGCGGTGCACACCGTGCGCGGCGTCACCCCGAGGCACTGA
- the map gene encoding type I methionyl aminopeptidase encodes MGIPLLKGTEIDRLRLAGQAAAGTLAHIASRLVPGISTADIDAWVREDTARRGGTPSQLGYKGFPATVCTSRNQVVCHGIPRPDERLAPGDIVNVDVTTCLNGFHGDTSATFFIGEVSPEARHVVDVARRCRDAGIAVVRHGAKLGDIGAAIQELAHAEGCSVVEEFGGHGIGRSMHGPPHVPHVGRKGTGITLRSGMVLTIEPMVNLGRPEIRLLPDGWTVVTADGSLSAQFEHTVLVTREGCEVLTPVCPPVV; translated from the coding sequence ATGGGCATTCCATTGTTGAAGGGCACCGAAATCGATCGCCTCCGCCTGGCGGGGCAAGCGGCGGCGGGCACGTTGGCACACATCGCCTCGCGCCTGGTGCCGGGCATCTCCACGGCGGACATTGATGCGTGGGTGAGGGAGGACACGGCGCGGCGCGGCGGCACGCCCAGCCAGCTGGGCTACAAGGGCTTTCCCGCCACGGTGTGCACCAGCCGCAATCAGGTGGTCTGCCACGGCATTCCCCGCCCGGACGAGCGCCTGGCGCCCGGGGACATCGTCAACGTGGACGTGACGACGTGTCTGAATGGGTTCCATGGGGACACCTCCGCCACGTTCTTCATTGGCGAGGTGTCGCCAGAGGCCCGGCACGTGGTGGACGTGGCGCGGCGGTGCCGGGACGCGGGCATCGCGGTGGTGCGGCATGGCGCGAAGCTGGGGGACATTGGCGCCGCCATCCAGGAGCTGGCCCACGCGGAGGGGTGCAGCGTGGTGGAGGAGTTCGGCGGCCATGGCATCGGCCGCAGCATGCACGGGCCGCCGCATGTGCCCCACGTGGGGCGCAAGGGCACGGGCATCACCCTGCGCTCGGGCATGGTGCTCACCATCGAGCCCATGGTGAACCTGGGGCGTCCCGAGATCCGCCTCCTGCCGGATGGGTGGACGGTGGTGACGGCGGACGGCAGCCTCTCGGCCCAGTTCGAGCACACGGTGCTCGTCACGCGCGAGGGCTGCGAGGTGCTTACCCCCGTGTGTCCGCCCGTCGTCTAG
- a CDS encoding fatty acid desaturase: MSNGFIWSSADEPHAARRRELLRTHPEIKELYGPCSRTKYVCTLLVGLQLSLAFLLRDAPWWLIVLVAYAVGGVINQALLLAIHEISHNLAFRKPWHNRVFGVFINLPVGVPVSETFRYYHLRHHTHQGDERLDTDIPTEFEARLLRHRASKLLWLSCQGFAYALRPLFVDPKKPAASEIANLLVQVAFSVAVFHFWGGKALAYLPISSLIVMGLHPIAGHYISEHYVFREGQETYSYYGPLNVLAFNVGYHNEHHDFPYVPGSRLPKLRAMAPEFYDGLLSHKSWTATLWNFVMRPSLGGYSRIKRRVERRRG; the protein is encoded by the coding sequence ATGTCCAATGGCTTCATCTGGTCCAGCGCGGACGAACCGCATGCCGCGCGGCGGCGCGAGCTGCTTCGCACGCATCCCGAGATCAAGGAACTCTACGGCCCGTGCTCGCGCACGAAGTACGTCTGTACGCTGCTCGTCGGGCTGCAGCTCTCGCTCGCCTTTCTGCTGCGTGACGCGCCCTGGTGGCTGATTGTTCTGGTCGCCTATGCGGTGGGCGGAGTGATCAACCAGGCGCTCCTCCTGGCCATTCACGAGATCTCTCACAATCTCGCGTTCCGCAAGCCCTGGCACAATCGCGTGTTCGGCGTCTTCATCAATCTGCCCGTGGGTGTGCCGGTCTCAGAAACGTTTCGCTACTACCACCTGCGCCATCACACCCATCAGGGTGACGAGCGGCTCGACACGGATATCCCGACGGAGTTCGAGGCGCGCTTGTTGCGCCATCGCGCAAGCAAACTGCTCTGGCTCTCTTGCCAAGGCTTTGCCTACGCGCTCCGCCCGCTGTTCGTGGATCCAAAGAAGCCGGCGGCTTCCGAGATCGCCAACCTCCTCGTGCAGGTCGCGTTCAGCGTGGCCGTGTTCCATTTTTGGGGCGGCAAAGCGCTTGCCTATCTGCCGATCAGTTCACTGATCGTCATGGGGCTCCATCCGATTGCCGGACACTACATCTCGGAGCACTACGTCTTCCGCGAAGGGCAGGAGACTTACTCGTACTACGGGCCGCTCAACGTGCTCGCGTTCAATGTCGGCTACCACAACGAGCACCACGACTTCCCCTACGTTCCTGGCTCGCGCCTGCCGAAGCTACGGGCGATGGCGCCGGAGTTTTACGACGGTCTCCTGTCGCACAAATCGTGGACGGCGACGCTTTGGAACTTCGTCATGCGCCCCAGCCTGGGGGGGTACAGCCGCATCAAGCGGCGCGTGGAGCGGCGGCGAGGCTAG
- a CDS encoding LysR family transcriptional regulator produces MDIEELRTFVEVADAGGVSSAARRLGVSKSIVSRQLARLEAELGVQLLARTTRGAALTEAGVTFRDHAARACAEIDAARESIQPDGELRGRLRIAVPLTFGPTHLAPVLADMARRHPQLHIHASYSDRFVDLVAEGFDCAIRIGYLKDSTLIARHVGPIYGRLVASPDYIKAHGSPETPDELVVHQALMQGTEPWQFTDGDKIITIRPLGRFKADNGTALMAAALAGLGIAWLPEVITQDHVASGALVAVMTRYPPPLAGIYVVRPPSPHPARKVRVLTDMLIACFGKAPNPVGVDR; encoded by the coding sequence TTGGATATCGAAGAGCTCAGGACCTTCGTGGAAGTGGCCGATGCAGGAGGCGTGTCGTCCGCCGCTCGACGGCTTGGCGTCTCCAAGTCAATCGTCAGCCGTCAGCTTGCCCGGCTCGAAGCGGAACTCGGCGTGCAGTTGCTCGCGCGCACCACGCGCGGCGCTGCACTCACGGAAGCCGGCGTCACGTTTCGCGATCATGCGGCGCGCGCCTGCGCCGAGATCGACGCAGCCCGAGAATCGATCCAGCCCGACGGTGAGCTTCGCGGGCGGCTGCGCATTGCCGTGCCGCTGACCTTCGGGCCAACGCACCTGGCTCCGGTGCTCGCGGACATGGCGCGACGCCATCCGCAGCTCCACATCCACGCCTCCTATAGCGATCGCTTCGTGGATCTCGTCGCGGAGGGGTTCGACTGCGCGATCCGGATTGGCTATCTGAAGGATTCAACCCTGATCGCGCGGCATGTTGGACCCATCTATGGGAGACTTGTGGCGAGCCCCGATTACATCAAGGCGCATGGGTCTCCGGAGACGCCAGATGAACTCGTCGTCCATCAGGCGCTGATGCAGGGCACCGAACCCTGGCAATTCACAGATGGTGACAAGATCATCACGATCCGTCCGCTGGGACGCTTCAAAGCCGATAACGGTACGGCGCTGATGGCAGCGGCTTTGGCAGGGCTCGGCATCGCCTGGCTTCCGGAGGTCATCACCCAAGACCATGTCGCTTCCGGTGCGCTCGTCGCGGTCATGACACGTTATCCGCCGCCGCTGGCAGGCATCTATGTCGTTCGGCCGCCAAGTCCGCATCCGGCGCGAAAGGTGAGGGTGCTCACCGACATGCTGATCGCGTGTTTTGGAAAGGCCCCGAACCCGGTGGGCGTCGACCGCTGA
- a CDS encoding isochorismatase family protein, which translates to MTFRNGLASLLRPEDSVLVLIDHQPFQLTNLNSHDPHMAVNNAAALAKAAKVFGVPTILTSVIAERGGLIFPQITSVFPGQEVIDRTLINTWEDKKVVDAVKATGRKQLIIAGLYTEICVAMPVIHALGEGWDVTVITDACGAVSVEAHQVAIQRMIAAGANVMTWLALASEWHRDHARTEHAAGFVEVLKDHMAGSGIAFLWEQQLLNTPVPKS; encoded by the coding sequence ATGACCTTTCGTAATGGCCTTGCGTCGCTTCTTCGTCCCGAAGATTCGGTCCTCGTTCTGATCGACCACCAGCCTTTCCAGCTCACGAACCTGAACAGCCACGACCCGCACATGGCGGTCAATAATGCGGCAGCGTTGGCAAAGGCCGCCAAGGTCTTCGGCGTCCCGACCATTCTGACCAGCGTCATCGCCGAACGCGGCGGTCTCATCTTCCCGCAGATCACCAGCGTCTTCCCGGGTCAGGAGGTGATCGACAGGACCTTGATCAACACCTGGGAGGACAAGAAGGTGGTTGATGCGGTGAAGGCGACGGGCCGCAAGCAACTGATCATCGCAGGCCTGTATACGGAGATCTGTGTCGCAATGCCGGTGATCCATGCCCTCGGCGAAGGCTGGGATGTGACTGTCATCACCGATGCGTGCGGAGCGGTTTCGGTAGAGGCTCATCAGGTGGCCATCCAGCGCATGATCGCGGCCGGCGCGAACGTGATGACCTGGCTGGCACTTGCGTCTGAATGGCACCGCGACCACGCGCGGACAGAGCACGCTGCCGGCTTCGTCGAAGTGCTCAAGGACCATATGGCTGGTAGCGGCATCGCATTCCTGTGGGAGCAGCAGCTGCTCAATACGCCCGTGCCGAAAAGCTAA
- a CDS encoding sensor histidine kinase, with product MQTPAPSVGPLKRYSGPHVVLAVIFVALYAVEVAIVGRADLHTLALRCTWALSLLLYGLYAHRVAARWHRPWSLLSGVADTLFFLGLLQLTGASESPYFPVLVSAPILVAQVYPTYLEMNLLGGAVAGGGALLMMRRAGRSWDDAFLWCFLCVASALFGLYVSVQARRIIAAEERARSEQARREAIEQVAMKEYTRAHAEKLATLGRLAANVLHELNNPLAFVRSNLEFLRQELRARSLEEAQPLLEALDETHTGVERIRQIAEDLRDFSRMDEQGSDRCSLADVIPSTLRIASLRLKHVGQVRVDLPEHLPEVYSNPRRLAQVLLNLLVNAGDALAEKQEGAEVRLTARQEQDRIVLLVEDNGPGIPPHVLSRLFEPFFTTKGPELGTGLGLALSREMIEKFNGSLTAENRPEGGARMRLVLQVWSPSLENALSV from the coding sequence ATGCAGACCCCTGCTCCTTCCGTGGGGCCACTCAAGAGATACTCCGGGCCCCACGTGGTGCTCGCGGTGATCTTTGTCGCGCTCTACGCGGTGGAGGTCGCCATCGTGGGCCGCGCGGATCTGCACACGCTGGCGCTCCGGTGCACCTGGGCACTCTCCCTTCTGCTCTATGGCCTCTATGCCCACCGCGTCGCCGCGCGCTGGCACCGCCCGTGGAGCCTGCTCAGTGGCGTGGCGGACACGCTCTTCTTCCTGGGGCTCCTTCAGCTCACGGGGGCCTCCGAGAGCCCCTACTTCCCCGTGCTGGTCAGCGCCCCCATCCTCGTGGCGCAGGTCTACCCCACCTATCTGGAGATGAACCTCCTGGGAGGCGCCGTGGCGGGAGGGGGGGCCCTGCTCATGATGCGGAGGGCGGGCCGCTCCTGGGACGACGCGTTTCTCTGGTGCTTTCTGTGCGTCGCCTCCGCGCTCTTCGGGCTGTACGTCTCGGTACAAGCCCGGCGCATCATCGCGGCGGAGGAGCGCGCCCGCTCCGAGCAGGCCCGGCGCGAGGCCATCGAGCAGGTGGCGATGAAGGAGTACACCCGGGCCCACGCCGAGAAGCTGGCCACGCTCGGGAGGCTGGCGGCCAACGTGCTGCACGAGCTCAACAACCCGCTGGCCTTCGTGCGCTCCAACCTGGAGTTCCTCCGGCAGGAACTGCGCGCCCGTTCCCTGGAGGAGGCCCAGCCCCTGCTGGAGGCCCTCGACGAGACGCACACGGGCGTCGAGCGCATCCGGCAGATCGCCGAGGACCTGAGAGATTTCTCCCGCATGGACGAGCAGGGCTCGGACCGCTGCTCGCTGGCGGACGTCATTCCGAGCACCCTGCGCATCGCCTCGCTGCGGCTCAAGCACGTGGGCCAGGTGCGGGTGGACCTGCCCGAGCACCTGCCCGAGGTGTACTCCAACCCCCGGCGCCTGGCCCAGGTGCTGCTCAACCTGCTGGTGAACGCGGGGGACGCACTCGCGGAGAAGCAGGAGGGCGCCGAGGTGCGGCTCACCGCGAGGCAGGAGCAGGATCGCATCGTCCTGTTGGTGGAGGACAACGGTCCGGGCATTCCGCCGCACGTCCTGTCCCGCCTCTTCGAGCCCTTCTTCACCACGAAGGGGCCGGAGCTGGGAACCGGCCTGGGCCTGGCCCTGTCGCGTGAGATGATCGAGAAGTTCAACGGCTCGCTGACCGCGGAGAACCGGCCCGAGGGCGGCGCGCGCATGCGCCTGGTGCTTCAGGTCTGGTCTCCCTCCTTGGAAAACGCCCTCTCCGTCTGA